GTCGCGCACCGTCTCGACGGCGCCGCCGAGCAGTTGCTCGGGCTCGAACTGGCCGCTCCTGAGGCGTTCAAGTCGCGATTCGTCCACCCGTACCACCGCGAACTCGCGCACGCGGAACAGGTCGAGCACCTGCTGGGCGGTCGCCCGCACGGCCGGGAACGTGAACGCCGCCACCAGCGCCGCCAGCGCCAGCGCGCCGGCGAGCGCGGAAGACAGTCGGAACGCGGGGCGCGCGGCCTCGTCGGGCTCCGCGGCGCGCAGCCGCGCCCGCAGGGAGCGGGCGAACTCGGGTCGCGGTTCGCGGCGCTGCTCGTTCAGGAATCGGTCGTCCATCGTCTATTCCCTTTCCGTCCACGCGGCGCGCAGCTGCCCGACGGTGCGGTGCAGGATCGTGCCGACGTTGGATTCGCTCAGTCCGGTCGCCTTCGCGATCGCCCGATTGGTCATCCCGGCGCCGTACTTGAGCGCGACCAGGTCGCGTTCGCGGTCCGGCAGCGTCTCCAGGAGCCGCGAGAGCCGCTCGAAGTCGGAGCGGCGCTCGGCGATCTCCTCCGGGGTGGGTCCCGCGGGCATGTCGGCCGCCGCCTCGAGCGGCGCGTGCACGCGCCGCCCGCGGAAGTGGTCGTTGGCCACGTTGCGCGCGATGGCGTACAGCCAGGTCCCGAATCCCGCCAGGTCCCGCCGGTACCGGTGCCGGGCCCGCCACGCCTTCTCGAAGGTCAGCGAGGCCAGATCCTCCGCCACCGGCCCGTCGCCGACCCGGTAGCGGAAGAAGTTGTAGACGCGCGGCAGCTGCTCCGCGTACAGCGCGTCCCAGTCCTCCTCCACCGCCAGGCTCAGGGCCCAGAGCCGTCCGAACATCGCGTCGTGCATGGCCATGCGCGGAATGATACGGGCGGACCGGCCGGCTATCACGGGCGGATTCGGGGCCCCGGCGGCGCGAAATCGCGTTTCCGCTATACTCCGCCGCGCATTTCCCCAACGACGGAGCCGAACCTTGACCCGCTTCTA
This window of the Candidatus Eisenbacteria bacterium genome carries:
- a CDS encoding sigma-70 family RNA polymerase sigma factor, translated to MAMHDAMFGRLWALSLAVEEDWDALYAEQLPRVYNFFRYRVGDGPVAEDLASLTFEKAWRARHRYRRDLAGFGTWLYAIARNVANDHFRGRRVHAPLEAAADMPAGPTPEEIAERRSDFERLSRLLETLPDRERDLVALKYGAGMTNRAIAKATGLSESNVGTILHRTVGQLRAAWTERE